Proteins co-encoded in one Arthrobacter alpinus genomic window:
- a CDS encoding alpha,alpha-trehalose-phosphate synthase (UDP-forming) — MPHKSSAKATTPTGNSDFIVVSNRLPVDRVINEGSDDGWRRSPGGLVTALAPVMAAREGAWVGWHGAADETLEPFHHDNMDLFPVALTAEEVELYYEGFSNSTLWPLYHDVIATPEFHRTWWDSYQLINKRFAHAAADAAAHNATVWVQDYQLQLVPQYLRELRPDLRIGFFNHIPFPSPEIFAQMPWRKPILEGLLGADLIGFQRPNDSANFLRSARRFLGAGVKAKQVHVKDASGKITHIARAEPFPISIDVNQIQTLARRPDVIARSQQIREELGNPTTLLLGVDRLDYTKGITHRLKAYGELLEDGVVTVEDAALIQVASPSRERVETYKQLREDVEGMVGRINGQHDTIQNTAVRYLHHSYPVEEMVALYLAADVMLVTALRDGMNLVAKEYVAARGDNTGALVLSEFTGAADQLKQALLINPHDIDGLKAVILRAINLPKAESARRMRAMRRQILDHDVQRWSEDFLSTLAQKAVRDDS; from the coding sequence GTGCCTCACAAATCCTCTGCCAAGGCCACCACACCTACTGGCAATTCAGACTTCATTGTCGTCTCCAACCGTCTGCCGGTTGACCGCGTCATTAACGAAGGGTCCGACGACGGCTGGCGGCGTTCTCCTGGCGGGCTCGTCACCGCATTGGCTCCCGTCATGGCCGCCCGCGAGGGAGCCTGGGTGGGCTGGCATGGTGCCGCCGATGAAACCCTAGAGCCTTTCCACCACGACAACATGGACCTGTTCCCCGTTGCCCTCACGGCCGAGGAAGTCGAGCTGTACTACGAGGGTTTCTCCAACTCCACCCTGTGGCCGCTCTACCACGATGTCATTGCCACCCCCGAGTTCCACCGAACCTGGTGGGATTCCTATCAGCTGATCAACAAGCGGTTCGCCCACGCCGCAGCTGACGCCGCCGCCCACAACGCCACCGTGTGGGTTCAGGACTACCAGCTGCAGCTGGTCCCTCAATACCTGCGCGAATTGCGCCCGGACCTCCGCATCGGCTTCTTCAACCACATCCCCTTCCCCTCCCCGGAAATCTTCGCCCAAATGCCCTGGCGCAAACCCATCCTGGAGGGCCTGCTGGGCGCTGACCTCATTGGTTTCCAGCGCCCCAATGATTCCGCCAACTTCCTGCGCTCCGCCCGCCGCTTCCTCGGCGCCGGAGTCAAGGCCAAGCAGGTCCACGTCAAGGACGCCTCCGGGAAGATCACCCACATTGCCCGCGCCGAACCGTTCCCCATCTCCATCGACGTCAACCAAATCCAAACCCTGGCGCGGCGCCCCGACGTCATTGCCCGCTCCCAGCAGATTCGCGAAGAACTCGGCAACCCCACCACCTTGCTGCTGGGTGTAGACCGGCTCGATTACACCAAGGGCATCACGCACCGCCTAAAGGCCTACGGCGAACTGCTCGAAGACGGCGTGGTCACGGTTGAAGACGCCGCCCTCATTCAGGTGGCCAGCCCCAGCCGCGAGCGCGTGGAAACCTACAAGCAGCTCCGCGAGGATGTGGAGGGCATGGTTGGGCGCATCAACGGCCAGCACGACACCATTCAAAACACCGCCGTGCGCTACCTTCACCACAGCTACCCCGTGGAAGAGATGGTTGCCCTCTACCTCGCAGCGGACGTCATGCTGGTCACCGCTCTGCGCGACGGCATGAACCTGGTCGCCAAGGAATATGTTGCGGCCCGGGGCGATAACACCGGCGCCTTGGTCCTGAGCGAGTTCACCGGCGCCGCCGATCAGCTCAAGCAAGCGCTCCTCATCAATCCGCACGACATTGACGGCCTCAAGGCTGTCATCCTGCGCGCCATCAACTTGCCCAAGGCCGAATCCGCCCGCCGCATGCGTGCCATGCGCCGGCAAATCCTCGATCACGACGTCCAGCGCTGGAGCGAGGACTTCCTGTCCACCCTGGCGCAAAAGGCCGTCCGCGATGACAGCTGA
- a CDS encoding glycoside hydrolase family 13 protein, producing the protein MAGNQPHHDGSALYLGSSTPELGERVTLRLRVPQDWGTASRVWVRSVQDAEPRYDEATVVGESAGWVWWEATMLHVNPVALYRFVIETAASEDDGPSYSFLNNAGLHNRDTSDYNDFRVTTAKAAPAWSHDAVMYQVFPDRFARSAAADGRATPEWGVACDWDTPVQGSGPDVARQFYGGDLDGVTEKLDELAALGADIVYLTPFFPARSNHRYDASTFMEVDPLLGGDAALIRLVEAAHARGMKVMGDLTSNHTGDAHEWFQRAAADPNSVEAGFYYFNEDRTEYESWWGVPSLPKLNWASEALREAFVTGEDSVVAHWLKPPFNLDGWRIDVGNMTGRLGAQNINKEVAALIQDRILEINPNALLLGEETSDAGADVDGFGWQGAMTYSNFTRPLWQWLGNPAARVDFFGTPLAGPPKVTADVVLETYKDLSSAFSWPVRKATMNALNTHDTARAASVMIEGGPLVAAALSMLVPGIAVVFAGDEFGMEGWNGEDSRTPMPWESPSRVVTDLRSAYAALTELRHTSPAVADGGMRWLMADGDVLAFVRESPEESLLVLATRAPALFPVAELGLSAVDAQALTLAPAFATAEFGATEEKLQLDGPGLLCGDWPESRLLPERLRI; encoded by the coding sequence ATGGCAGGCAATCAACCGCACCACGATGGTTCGGCTCTCTATCTGGGAAGTTCGACGCCGGAACTTGGCGAACGTGTGACCCTGCGGCTGCGCGTCCCTCAGGACTGGGGGACGGCCTCGCGTGTGTGGGTCCGTAGTGTGCAGGACGCCGAGCCGCGCTATGACGAAGCCACCGTGGTGGGGGAGTCAGCCGGTTGGGTGTGGTGGGAAGCCACCATGTTGCATGTGAATCCCGTGGCCCTGTACCGCTTTGTCATTGAGACGGCGGCCAGCGAGGACGACGGTCCCAGCTATTCGTTCCTGAACAATGCGGGCCTGCACAACCGGGACACCTCCGATTACAACGATTTCCGGGTGACCACCGCCAAGGCTGCTCCGGCGTGGTCGCACGATGCCGTCATGTACCAGGTGTTCCCGGACCGCTTTGCCCGCTCCGCCGCGGCGGATGGGCGGGCCACTCCGGAGTGGGGCGTGGCCTGCGATTGGGACACCCCCGTGCAGGGCAGTGGTCCCGATGTGGCCCGGCAGTTCTATGGGGGCGATCTGGATGGCGTTACCGAAAAACTTGATGAGCTGGCGGCTCTGGGTGCGGACATCGTCTACCTGACACCGTTCTTCCCCGCACGTTCCAATCACCGCTATGACGCCTCAACGTTCATGGAAGTGGATCCGCTGCTCGGCGGGGATGCGGCGCTCATCCGGCTGGTCGAGGCAGCGCACGCCCGCGGCATGAAGGTCATGGGGGATCTGACTTCCAACCACACCGGCGATGCCCACGAATGGTTCCAGCGCGCTGCGGCCGACCCGAACAGTGTGGAAGCCGGCTTCTACTACTTCAACGAGGACCGCACCGAGTACGAGTCTTGGTGGGGCGTGCCGTCGCTGCCCAAGCTGAACTGGGCCTCTGAGGCTTTGCGCGAAGCCTTCGTCACCGGTGAAGATTCCGTGGTGGCGCACTGGCTCAAACCCCCGTTTAATCTGGATGGCTGGCGCATTGACGTGGGTAATATGACTGGCCGCTTGGGCGCCCAGAACATCAACAAGGAAGTAGCCGCGCTCATCCAGGATCGCATCCTGGAGATCAACCCCAACGCGCTGCTCCTGGGCGAGGAAACCTCCGATGCCGGCGCCGATGTGGACGGTTTCGGCTGGCAGGGCGCCATGACGTACTCCAACTTCACCCGCCCCTTGTGGCAGTGGCTGGGCAACCCGGCCGCGCGCGTGGACTTTTTCGGCACCCCGCTGGCTGGCCCGCCCAAGGTGACGGCCGACGTCGTGCTTGAGACCTATAAGGACCTTTCCAGCGCGTTTTCCTGGCCCGTGCGCAAGGCGACCATGAACGCACTGAACACCCATGACACGGCACGGGCTGCGAGCGTCATGATTGAGGGCGGGCCGCTGGTTGCCGCCGCGCTGTCCATGCTGGTGCCGGGGATCGCGGTGGTTTTTGCCGGCGATGAGTTTGGTATGGAGGGGTGGAATGGCGAGGATTCGCGCACGCCCATGCCGTGGGAATCGCCGTCGCGTGTGGTCACGGATCTGCGTTCTGCCTACGCCGCGCTGACGGAGTTGCGGCACACCAGCCCGGCGGTGGCTGACGGCGGGATGCGGTGGTTGATGGCCGACGGCGATGTGCTGGCTTTTGTGCGCGAGTCGCCGGAGGAGTCGTTGCTGGTTTTGGCCACGCGCGCGCCAGCGTTGTTCCCGGTGGCTGAGTTGGGGCTCTCCGCTGTGGACGCGCAGGCCTTGACTTTGGCGCCGGCGTTCGCCACGGCCGAGTTCGGTGCCACCGAAGAGAAGTTGCAGCTCGATGGCCCGGGGCTTTTGTGTGGCGACTGGCCGGAGTCACGGCTCCTGCCTGAGAGGCTGCGGATATGA
- the otsB gene encoding trehalose-phosphatase — protein MTAELPAALHAAILHAAATPHLLVALDFDGTMSPLVDHAQDARPLPRSAASLAALASLPRTTTALVSGRALASLRLVAAPPEPTLLVGSHGAETWLGPDSPPLELTAEQAAALELARAAVTRVTSLIKGTVVENKPAGVVLHYRLAEEQDARAAVELVMDELNENPALHVSTGKMVLEISAVKANKGQSLTLLRELTGATATLFAGDDVTDEHAFAALRPGDLGIKVGPGVTAAEFRIGGPDELPQVLELLLAARTTNLSP, from the coding sequence ATGACAGCTGAGCTACCAGCAGCTCTTCACGCGGCGATCCTGCACGCTGCCGCCACACCTCACCTGCTCGTAGCACTGGACTTCGACGGCACCATGTCACCTTTGGTGGATCATGCCCAAGATGCCCGCCCGCTCCCCCGCTCGGCAGCATCCTTGGCTGCCTTGGCATCCCTGCCACGTACGACGACGGCCCTCGTCTCAGGGCGGGCCCTGGCCAGTTTGCGGCTGGTCGCCGCCCCTCCGGAACCGACACTCTTAGTGGGCAGCCACGGTGCCGAAACCTGGCTCGGACCAGACTCCCCGCCCTTGGAACTGACAGCGGAACAGGCGGCCGCGCTGGAACTGGCCCGCGCCGCCGTCACCCGAGTCACCTCCCTTATAAAGGGGACGGTTGTGGAGAACAAGCCAGCCGGCGTCGTACTTCACTACCGGCTGGCCGAAGAGCAAGACGCACGGGCCGCCGTCGAACTCGTCATGGACGAGCTCAACGAGAATCCCGCGCTGCACGTGAGCACGGGAAAAATGGTGCTGGAAATTTCGGCCGTCAAGGCCAACAAGGGCCAGAGCCTGACCCTGCTGCGCGAGCTCACCGGCGCCACGGCCACGCTCTTTGCCGGGGATGACGTCACGGACGAACACGCCTTTGCCGCGCTGCGCCCGGGCGATCTCGGCATCAAGGTGGGGCCGGGCGTTACGGCCGCCGAATTCCGCATTGGCGGCCCCGATGAGCTGCCGCAGGTACTGGAGCTGCTGCTGGCGGCCCGTACCACGAACCTGTCCCCGTAA
- a CDS encoding sugar ABC transporter permease, which produces MSTTTVPVRPTPETPTELFAVKRRPFGVWFKDKGWRHLVGVVVTLFAIFPLLYVLSAALNSNGTLAGTKGLFTKIDFVNFINLFNDPARPFGRWFINTLVIGVVTSAATVFLGAMAAYAFSRMRFKGRRMGLLSLLLLQMFPQLLAVVAIFLLLSGISDVIPALGLGSQLGLIMVYLGGALGVNTYLMYGFFNTIPQELDEAAKIDGASHVQIFFGIILRLVTPILAVVALLSFISISSEFVIASVVLTDPDSQTLAVGLYSFVADTRSKNWGIFSAGAVLAAVPVMALFLFLQRYIVSGLVQGGVKG; this is translated from the coding sequence ATGAGCACCACCACCGTTCCCGTTCGGCCCACACCAGAGACCCCCACCGAGCTCTTTGCCGTCAAGCGCCGACCCTTCGGCGTCTGGTTCAAGGACAAGGGCTGGCGCCATCTGGTGGGCGTAGTGGTTACCCTCTTCGCCATCTTCCCGCTGCTCTACGTCCTCTCGGCAGCTTTGAACTCCAACGGTACGCTGGCCGGCACCAAGGGTCTGTTCACCAAGATCGACTTCGTCAACTTCATCAATCTGTTCAATGATCCGGCCCGTCCCTTTGGCCGCTGGTTCATCAACACCCTGGTCATTGGCGTGGTGACCTCGGCAGCCACCGTATTCCTGGGCGCCATGGCCGCTTACGCGTTCTCACGTATGCGCTTCAAAGGCCGCCGCATGGGCCTACTTTCGCTGCTCCTGCTGCAGATGTTCCCCCAACTATTGGCCGTCGTCGCAATTTTCTTGTTGCTCAGCGGCATCTCCGACGTCATCCCGGCGTTGGGTCTGGGCAGCCAGCTGGGCCTGATCATGGTCTACCTGGGCGGTGCGCTGGGCGTGAACACCTACCTCATGTACGGCTTCTTCAACACGATTCCGCAGGAGCTCGATGAGGCTGCCAAGATCGACGGCGCCTCCCATGTGCAGATCTTCTTCGGCATCATTTTGCGGCTGGTCACCCCCATCCTGGCCGTGGTGGCGCTACTGTCCTTCATCAGCATCTCTAGCGAGTTCGTGATCGCCTCCGTGGTGCTGACCGATCCGGACTCCCAGACGCTCGCCGTCGGCCTCTATTCCTTCGTGGCTGACACCCGTTCGAAGAACTGGGGCATCTTCTCCGCGGGCGCAGTCTTGGCCGCCGTGCCTGTCATGGCGCTGTTCTTGTTCCTGCAGCGGTACATTGTGAGTGGTTTGGTTCAAGGTGGAGTAAAGGGGTAA
- a CDS encoding ABC transporter permease subunit: MRVPESTNDAGPVPRVKSGTNSPDGPATKNGSGKPGLPKRSHGVESLKSTMVKVVLLGLVDAFAVFVMITLFLSESWTILVIAAVVTLLINWIYLRKGGLPAKYLAPGVFFLVVFQVFVVLYSGYIAFTNYGDGHNSTKADAISAIQITAQKRVPDSPSFKTSVLKQNDELFLLFTNPDGTVTMGSSTRPLSTVTDATLDGTGKAVSVPGYDTLNFAQIVANQNDILSISVPVSEDAAQGSLRTADGSTAYAFKPSMVFDKATDTFTDVETGTTFTDNGEGAFASADGERLATGWKINVGFDNFVRAFTDPNLRAPLLNVIAWTFMFAIASVILTFGLGLFLAITFNRDDLRGKKIYRVLMILPYAFPAFLSGLVWSGILNPQFGWLNQTLLGGAEIGWLTDPILAKISVLVVNLWLGFPYMFLVCTGALQSLPAELDEAARMDGAGAWRVFRSIKLPLLLVSIAPLLIASFAFNFNNFNVIYMLTGGGPRFEDTTRDIGSTDILITLVYKVAFGQGTGRDYGLASALAIVIFIIVATVSAVSFKQTKALEEVNR; the protein is encoded by the coding sequence ATGCGAGTTCCAGAATCAACCAACGACGCCGGACCCGTACCACGGGTGAAAAGCGGCACCAATTCTCCCGATGGCCCTGCAACGAAGAATGGCTCAGGGAAGCCGGGCCTACCCAAGCGCAGCCACGGCGTGGAATCGCTGAAGTCCACCATGGTCAAGGTGGTGCTGTTGGGTCTGGTCGATGCCTTTGCGGTGTTCGTGATGATCACGCTGTTCCTGAGTGAGTCCTGGACCATTTTGGTCATCGCCGCCGTAGTCACGCTGCTGATCAACTGGATTTACCTGCGCAAGGGCGGACTGCCCGCCAAGTACTTGGCGCCGGGCGTGTTCTTCTTGGTGGTTTTCCAAGTGTTTGTGGTGCTGTATTCCGGCTACATCGCTTTCACCAACTACGGCGACGGGCATAACAGCACCAAAGCCGATGCCATCTCAGCCATCCAAATCACGGCGCAAAAGCGCGTGCCGGATTCCCCCTCATTTAAGACATCTGTGCTGAAACAAAACGATGAGCTGTTCCTGCTCTTCACCAACCCTGACGGCACCGTCACCATGGGCTCCTCCACCCGGCCACTCTCAACTGTCACCGACGCAACGCTCGATGGCACCGGCAAGGCCGTGTCCGTTCCCGGCTATGACACCTTGAACTTCGCCCAAATCGTGGCCAACCAGAATGACATCCTGAGCATCTCCGTCCCCGTGTCCGAGGATGCCGCCCAAGGCAGCCTGCGCACCGCCGACGGCAGCACGGCTTACGCGTTCAAACCCAGCATGGTCTTCGACAAAGCCACCGACACCTTCACCGACGTCGAAACCGGCACCACCTTTACTGACAACGGCGAAGGCGCCTTCGCCTCCGCGGACGGCGAACGGCTGGCCACCGGTTGGAAGATCAACGTTGGCTTCGACAACTTTGTCCGGGCCTTCACCGATCCCAATCTGCGGGCACCGCTGCTGAACGTGATCGCCTGGACGTTCATGTTCGCCATCGCCTCCGTGATCCTGACCTTCGGCTTGGGCTTGTTCCTGGCCATCACCTTCAACAGGGATGATCTGCGCGGCAAGAAGATCTACCGGGTGCTGATGATCTTGCCGTACGCGTTCCCGGCATTCCTCTCCGGCCTGGTGTGGTCCGGTATCCTCAACCCGCAATTCGGCTGGCTAAACCAAACGTTGCTAGGCGGGGCAGAGATCGGCTGGCTCACGGACCCCATCCTGGCCAAGATCAGCGTCCTGGTGGTGAACCTCTGGCTAGGCTTCCCGTATATGTTCCTGGTCTGCACCGGCGCCTTGCAATCGTTGCCCGCCGAGCTGGATGAGGCTGCACGCATGGACGGTGCCGGCGCGTGGCGAGTGTTCCGCTCCATCAAATTGCCGCTGCTGCTGGTCTCGATTGCACCGTTGTTGATTGCCTCCTTCGCGTTCAACTTCAACAACTTCAACGTCATCTACATGCTGACAGGTGGCGGACCCCGCTTCGAGGACACCACCCGCGACATCGGCTCCACAGACATCCTGATCACGCTCGTGTACAAGGTGGCGTTCGGGCAGGGAACGGGCCGTGATTACGGCTTGGCCAGCGCCTTGGCCATTGTCATCTTCATCATTGTGGCCACTGTTTCCGCCGTGAGCTTCAAGCAGACCAAAGCACTTGAGGAAGTGAACCGATGA
- a CDS encoding DUF4032 domain-containing protein, giving the protein MTEHPGAKWNHEPTDFDQRGKLPRMSAPPAPVMGSLNITAAAADPGLLDLPWHIRLEEWPSENLAALPRGISRHVVRFAHLDGSVIAIKETSEHVARHEYHMLRKLARLDVPCVEPVAVISGRTTPNGEPLDPVLVTRHLKFSLPYRALFSQKLRRDTLTRLIDAQALLLVRLHLVGFYWGDVSLSNTLFRRDAGAFAAYLVDAETGELYPDLSTGQREYDLEIARVNIAGELMDLLEGGLIEEKVDPVATSELIMESYRRLWAELTEKESFELEDRWRVGARIRRLNELGFDVEEYAIKTTPDGATIQLQPKVVDAGHHQRRLLRLTGIDAQENQARRLLNDMDSFRNDVTPAKDEEISAHEWVSSIFEPIVRSIPRELGGKLEPAEVVHEVLEHRWFRSQDEERNVPLAEAVQSYVDDILRFRRDEDAIMLSTDTATIKMLESGVLPETAFED; this is encoded by the coding sequence ATGACTGAACATCCAGGCGCCAAGTGGAACCACGAGCCCACCGACTTTGACCAGCGCGGCAAGCTGCCGCGCATGAGCGCACCTCCGGCACCGGTCATGGGGTCGCTGAACATCACCGCGGCGGCCGCCGATCCCGGACTGCTGGACCTGCCCTGGCACATCCGCCTGGAGGAATGGCCGTCCGAGAACCTGGCCGCGCTCCCCCGCGGTATATCCCGTCACGTGGTCCGCTTTGCGCACCTGGACGGTTCGGTCATTGCCATCAAGGAAACCTCCGAACACGTGGCCCGCCACGAATACCACATGCTGCGCAAGCTGGCCCGGCTCGATGTGCCCTGCGTAGAGCCGGTCGCCGTTATCAGCGGCCGCACCACACCCAACGGCGAACCGCTGGACCCGGTACTGGTCACCCGGCACCTGAAGTTCTCCCTCCCGTACCGGGCCCTGTTCTCCCAGAAGCTGCGCCGCGACACCCTGACGCGTCTCATTGACGCCCAGGCACTGCTGCTGGTGCGGCTGCACCTGGTGGGCTTTTACTGGGGAGATGTTTCCCTCTCCAACACCTTGTTCCGCCGTGACGCGGGCGCCTTCGCCGCCTACTTGGTGGACGCCGAAACCGGTGAACTCTACCCGGACCTGTCCACGGGCCAACGCGAATACGATCTTGAGATCGCCCGCGTCAACATTGCCGGGGAACTCATGGATCTGCTTGAAGGCGGACTCATTGAGGAAAAAGTGGACCCCGTGGCCACCAGCGAACTCATCATGGAAAGCTACCGCCGCCTGTGGGCCGAGCTGACCGAGAAGGAATCGTTCGAGCTGGAGGACCGCTGGCGAGTCGGTGCCCGCATCCGTCGCCTGAACGAGCTCGGCTTCGATGTTGAGGAATACGCCATCAAGACCACCCCCGACGGCGCCACCATCCAGCTCCAGCCCAAGGTGGTCGACGCCGGACACCACCAGCGCAGGCTGCTGCGACTGACAGGCATTGACGCTCAGGAGAACCAGGCCCGGCGCCTGCTCAACGACATGGACTCCTTCCGCAACGACGTCACCCCTGCCAAGGATGAGGAGATCAGCGCGCACGAATGGGTCAGCTCCATCTTCGAACCCATCGTCCGCTCCATCCCGCGCGAGCTCGGCGGGAAGCTGGAACCGGCCGAGGTGGTGCACGAGGTCCTGGAGCATCGCTGGTTCCGCTCCCAGGATGAGGAACGCAACGTTCCGCTGGCCGAGGCAGTGCAGTCCTACGTGGACGACATTCTGCGCTTCCGCCGCGACGAAGACGCCATCATGCTCAGCACCGACACCGCAACCATCAAAATGCTAGAAAGCGGCGTGCTCCCCGAAACCGCTTTCGAAGACTAG
- a CDS encoding ABC transporter ATP-binding protein — MATVTFDNATRIYPGTTKPAVDKLNIDIADGEFLVLVGPSGCGKSTSLRMLAGLEDVNAGRILIGDRDVTDVPPKDRDIAMVFQNYALYPHMSVADNMGFALKIAGISKEERAKRVLEAAKLLDLEAYLDRKPKALSGGQRQRVAMGRAIVRNPQVFLMDEPLSNLDAKLRVQTRTQIASLTRRLGVTTVYVTHDQVEAMTMGDRVAVLKDGLLMQVDTPRNLYDAPQNVFVAGFIGSPAMNLLELPVVDGGVKFGGSIYPVPSAVLGEAAGNTVTVGVRPEDLEVVGAGEGLAVEADVVEELGADAYVYGHAIIDGAERDMVVRVDGRRPPMKGDTIHVRPQVGHVHLFDATSGSRLGDKAISRD; from the coding sequence GTGGCTACAGTAACTTTTGACAACGCGACACGCATCTACCCGGGCACCACGAAGCCCGCTGTTGACAAGCTCAACATTGACATCGCCGATGGCGAATTCCTCGTTCTAGTTGGACCTTCCGGTTGCGGTAAGTCCACCTCCTTGCGCATGCTCGCCGGCCTGGAAGATGTCAACGCCGGCCGCATCCTGATCGGCGACCGCGACGTCACTGACGTTCCGCCGAAGGACCGCGACATCGCCATGGTCTTCCAGAACTACGCGCTGTACCCGCACATGTCGGTTGCCGACAACATGGGCTTCGCCCTGAAGATCGCCGGCATCTCCAAGGAAGAGCGCGCCAAGCGTGTCCTGGAAGCCGCCAAGCTCCTCGACCTCGAGGCATACCTGGACCGCAAGCCGAAGGCACTCTCCGGTGGTCAGCGTCAGCGTGTTGCCATGGGCCGCGCCATCGTGCGTAACCCGCAGGTGTTCCTCATGGATGAGCCCCTCTCCAACTTGGATGCCAAGCTGCGTGTACAGACTCGTACGCAGATTGCATCCCTGACCCGCCGCCTGGGCGTCACCACGGTTTACGTGACACACGACCAGGTTGAGGCCATGACCATGGGTGACCGCGTTGCAGTCCTCAAGGACGGCCTCCTCATGCAGGTTGACACCCCGCGCAACCTCTACGATGCCCCGCAGAACGTGTTCGTTGCAGGCTTCATTGGCTCCCCCGCCATGAACCTGCTGGAACTGCCCGTTGTCGATGGCGGTGTGAAGTTCGGTGGATCAATTTACCCCGTACCTTCCGCCGTCCTCGGTGAAGCCGCAGGCAACACCGTCACCGTCGGTGTCCGTCCCGAAGACCTCGAGGTTGTTGGCGCCGGCGAAGGCCTGGCAGTAGAGGCCGACGTCGTCGAAGAATTGGGTGCCGACGCTTACGTTTACGGCCACGCCATCATCGACGGCGCAGAGCGCGACATGGTTGTCCGTGTCGACGGACGCCGCCCACCGATGAAGGGCGACACCATCCACGTCCGCCCGCAGGTTGGCCACGTGCACCTCTTCGACGCAACCTCCGGCTCGCGCCTGGGCGACAAGGCCATCTCGCGCGACTAG
- a CDS encoding sugar ABC transporter substrate-binding protein, translating into MKLPNTSATPVSRRVFAVGALSAVGALALSACGGDTKPTTSASPTTSDLAAGGATTITMWVDAERSPALKDIAAKFKADTGIEVKLVIKDFAAVRDDFITQVPTGKGPDLIVGPHDWVGKFVQNGVIAPVELGDKTSAFSKTSIKAMTFNGSTYGVPYSVENIALLRNTDLLPAAVTTFDEVIAAGKGVVDSGKAQYAFLVGLDPKQGDPYHLYPLQTSMGSAVFGLDADGGYDPKQLILGEPAGVEFAKKLVEWGDTGSKVLNSNITGDIAKEEFKNGKSPYFLTGPWNVPDLQKAGIKVAVDPLPTAGDKPAQPFVGVNGFFISAKSANALATTEFVTNYLTTEAAQDSMFTAGGRPPALTASFEKASSDPIVAAFGKIGDNGVPMPAIPEMDAVWNDWGATELDMIKGKGDPATDWPKMAETIKSKIGA; encoded by the coding sequence ATGAAGTTGCCAAATACCAGTGCCACCCCCGTCAGTCGTCGCGTCTTTGCCGTTGGCGCGTTGTCGGCAGTGGGCGCACTCGCGCTCAGTGCCTGCGGCGGCGATACCAAGCCCACCACCTCCGCATCGCCCACCACCTCGGATTTGGCGGCTGGCGGAGCCACCACCATCACCATGTGGGTTGACGCTGAGCGCTCACCGGCGCTGAAGGACATTGCAGCGAAGTTCAAGGCCGATACCGGCATTGAAGTAAAGCTCGTCATCAAGGACTTCGCCGCAGTGCGCGATGACTTCATCACCCAGGTTCCCACCGGCAAGGGCCCGGATTTGATTGTTGGCCCGCATGACTGGGTAGGCAAGTTCGTCCAGAACGGTGTGATCGCACCGGTTGAGCTCGGTGATAAGACCTCCGCGTTCTCCAAGACCTCCATCAAGGCCATGACCTTCAACGGCTCCACTTACGGTGTCCCGTACTCAGTAGAAAACATTGCTTTGCTGCGCAACACGGACTTGCTGCCGGCCGCAGTCACCACCTTCGACGAGGTCATCGCCGCAGGTAAGGGTGTTGTCGATTCCGGCAAGGCCCAGTACGCGTTCCTGGTGGGTCTGGATCCCAAGCAGGGCGATCCCTATCACCTCTACCCGCTACAGACCTCCATGGGTTCGGCCGTCTTCGGCCTGGACGCAGACGGCGGCTACGATCCCAAGCAGCTCATCCTAGGTGAGCCGGCCGGCGTCGAATTTGCCAAGAAGCTCGTGGAATGGGGAGATACCGGTTCCAAGGTACTCAACTCCAACATCACCGGCGACATTGCCAAGGAAGAGTTCAAGAACGGCAAGAGCCCGTACTTCCTCACCGGCCCGTGGAATGTCCCGGATCTGCAGAAGGCTGGCATCAAGGTCGCCGTTGACCCGCTGCCCACCGCAGGAGACAAACCCGCGCAGCCGTTCGTCGGCGTCAACGGCTTCTTCATCAGCGCCAAGAGCGCCAATGCCCTGGCCACCACCGAGTTCGTCACCAACTACCTGACCACAGAGGCCGCCCAGGACTCCATGTTCACGGCTGGCGGGCGTCCTCCGGCGTTGACCGCGTCCTTCGAAAAGGCTTCCTCGGATCCCATCGTTGCGGCCTTCGGCAAGATTGGCGACAACGGCGTGCCCATGCCCGCAATCCCCGAAATGGATGCCGTCTGGAACGACTGGGGCGCTACCGAGTTGGACATGATCAAGGGCAAGGGCGATCCGGCAACTGACTGGCCCAAGATGGCTGAGACCATCAAGTCCAAGATCGGCGCGTAA